The genomic stretch TGCGGGTGTCTGCCTAGGCAAAGACTCCTTCCCTGGCAAGCACTCCAGCCTCCTCGGAGGATGCAACCTCTTCTCCTGTCCTTGCTCAAGTCACGGAACATACACCCTCTTGACCGAGGGGCCAGCCTGCAACTTCCACGTCTTCTCTACCTCCAGCATCCTTGGTTCAACCATCTTCTGTGGCTCCTGCGCCTTCCTCCTGCTCTAAAGACTGCTCCAAGGGGCAGTATGTATTCACTTCCTCCTTTCAACTACTGTCCTTCCAAGTGCTAGGCCCagcctcttcttctagcactTCCCCCAACTGTGGCCAGGTATAGCTACATGGCACCCTGGTTGACTCATGGAAGAACACAACCAACCAGATTTTGGAATGCCCTCAGTTGGATTTGTTCAACACATttttccaacaaatggtatcgGTAAGTTTTAGCTGCTCCCTCTCTATATCCTCGAAACATTGCTGATCTGGTGCTCTTTGTAGACCTATTTCATGGGGTTGAGCATCCCTCAGTTTGTGGCTGGTCTTCGTCGAGAAAATGAGTTCTTAAGGGCTCATATTCAAGAATTGACGTCTCCTATGACAGCGGGTCGAATTTTCGATCTAACGACCCCGGAGAGTTTACTACAATCTCACTTGCAAACGGCAGAGGACCAAACTCGAACCACCCGGGACCTAGCCCATGTTGAGTCTGATAAGGTGAAGTCACTAGAGTCCACCTTAAAGACTAATGCGGCTAAACTTAAGTCCGAGGGTCTGAGACACGTCCAATCCTGACCATGTTGGAGGTGAATGAAATAAAGGTTGCTAGCCTCTCCTTCCAACTACAGGACCTGCAAGAGGCCCACGCCTCCCTATGGACCGACTTGGCCACTAAAATGGTTGAATTGTCTATCAATGCCGATCGGGAGGTAGCCCTTTAGAAACAAGTGGATGCAGCTTAGGCTACCATCAAGTTTATGTGGGAGGAGTTTTTGGCGGCCCAATCCGAGGCAATGGCTACATGCCAGGAGCTAATCGGGGCATGAGCTAACCTGAACAAGGTCCAGGAAGAGCTGGAGGAGTATTGGGTGGGGGAGGACTCTTGTCTTGTAGCTTCCAAGGATTTTGGGGCTAAGGTGGGCCGCCTCATCAACCAGATGCTTTGCTATGGCGGTGAAGGGGCTATGGTGCAGCTACAAGAGAAGGGTATGCTACAATCAACCCCACCTAAAGGCTTCTTAGATCACACCTGCCTATTCAATGAGCTCCCCGAAGAAACTTTCCCTATTTTTGAATAACATGGAGCGTCTTGTAACTATCTTCCTTTGTTTAACCATGTCGTACTGTCCTaaactttcttttgaattttagaaCTATGGATATTGTGGATATTGAGTAAATGGATATGCTGTTAGCGAGCTGTGTCGCTTGAATATCCGTCGAGCTCACCCAGGACCCtttgacatttttatttttacagCTAAGTGATAAACCAAGTGCCTGACCACTTGGTGGATGCCCGGTCGGCCCATCCATCCGGGCAGGTATCATTGCAGGAGAGGAACACTTCCCTTGGTCATGACTTATTGTGAACACTAGTCACTCTATTTTTTCGGGTGAATCATACTATGTCAATGTCAGATGCTCATTCAGTCGTGACCTACAGCGACTTCAGAGTCACCCCACTTGCCCAGGCGAGGGTTGCTATAGCCTCGTCTGTTCCCAATGTCATAAAGACTTCCATTCCCTTTCTACCACGTGGCCTCTGATCCACCCTTTCCAGAAAAGACAAACCCCAGCGTGATTTTTTATGATGATCCACTGACTGACGTAACCTCCTTACCCCTAATTGACGCCATCCACTTCTACTATGATCCGTGAGATTGGTGCTGATACAGAGGTGTTGCGCCTTGTGCCCCCTCTGCTTACTATAAATAGCCCCCTTCAACTTCTATACGAGATTTCTCGTTGATAGTTAGAGGTGTCTccccttctcttccttcttctctaatTTGGCCTTCCTTTCTTCCTTCTGTAAATTCTCCATGGATCCTTCATATTATAGCTGGTCTTTGTTTTCCCATCCACCCCTTTTTTTTATGTGAGTCGCTACTTCTACATTTCCCTTTGTCAACTTACTCTCAATTCCATCCAGATCCTATGCGCATTTGTCCTCATTTGTCGCTTATGTGACATTTGCCCGACTTCTCGCTTGTTTCATTACTTTTTCACCCCTTGATGCCATGGTGAGGGTTTCTTTCATTTTCAGGCTTGCCCTAGGATGACCCTTTTTGTTCCCCTACCTCCTTTAGAGCCAGAGTAGAAAgagaaatatatttttcttagctTCCCTTTTACCGTAACGTGGCCCACCGAGCGCCTATCACCTCTTCCTTCTATGCCTTTCTTAGGAGACTTTTGTTCAGACCCCACATTTATAGAGGCGTCGGCGCAACTAGCTAGCTGGTGCTTTGATCTACGCGTGCTGCCGACGAAGGACATTCTGTATCTATTTAGGCTAAGCTACGTTCCTTCAAAACTGCCACACTCTCTAGGTAAGTACTATTCTTGCCTCAGCTTGCTTTTGCCTTCATATTCTAACCCTTACTTCGCTGTAGCAGACACTCTCGCTCGGACGTCTGTGATTACGTCCCTTCCACTGAGTGCTCTAGAAATAAATCGCCGAGGGCGAATAATCCTGAGCGAGAGGGGCCACCCGCCTTGCATTTTGACCACTCCCCAGACGACCGCGACTACTTTTACCTCTAGTCCTTCTGCCCCTCAAGCAGCATAGGCTATTCCTTCTATTCCTTATCCTACTAAAAAAACTCCACTTGCTCCTCCCGCTCATCATGCCATGACTCCGGAAGAGGGATCAGATTTAAACAAGCGGTCGCTCATACGTCAGCCGAGGCTCAGACCTATTGAGGCCTCCACTGCAGTGGGGCCTCCTCCACAACCCAGATACCCAGGCCGGCTCCAGTCTTTACTCCAGAGCCAAGATTTTCGGGCGTCTCTACTATTCCCCCTGAAATTCAAACAGAGCCTAACCGAGGGAAAGTTCTGGTCGATAgggaagagagagctctagggaGGCGATCTCTGCCAATTGCCCCGGTCGAGCTTTCCTCCTCCCGACCTTCTACTTCCACCCGACCTGGTCCTAGCAGGACTCCTCCAGGATCCTCCAAGTCCCGAGTGTTCCACTTTCATGCCATGGTGCTCTCTCAATGGGGCTGCATCATGACCCCCCTCTTCACACTGGATCAGTCGTGCTAAAGGGGCGCCTGAATGGATTCTATGGGGTAGATAGATGCCATCACATTTCCCTCCCAAGTAGACGTCTTCTCCGAAGATGCTGCTACGGTAAGCCTTTACCCTCTTTTATTGCTCTTCTCTTTCAATTTTGACTGACCTTTTCTATGCCTAGTTCTTCACCGCAGGGTTACACTTGACCCAACTGCCCATGGATATGTATCGGTAGAATAAGATCTTGAAAGATAGCATGACCTGGCAGTCAATCTTTTATAGGATGATAAGAAGAAACTTGAAGCCCTCCACTAAATAGCCGATGCCAAGTATCGTGAGGAGTTGGCCCTCAAGGAGAATGCATTGTCGGAGTTGTCCCAGCAAACTGAGGCCCTGGATAACTTCAAGCTTATGCATAAGCAGGAGATGGACCACTGGGCTAACGAACTCAACTCCGAAGACCTGCTCCTCATGGACTATTGAAAAGATTTGGAATCTTAGACCATCGAATTGGGTTCCTTATAGATGGAGCTATCTCAAGTCCGATCTGCCCTATCTAACTCAGCTGTTGCCCTGGAAGCTTATAAGGAAGCGGAGAGTGATCGCCTTCAGACTAGTCGAGAAGAGTACATGCACTCTCCAGAGTTTGGTTCCTAAGTGGGAGACCGCTTTGTCCGGTCGCTTGCCTATGGGGCAATAAGGGCAGTCTAGCAACTTAAGGAAGGAGGGTACATATTGTCTAACCCTCCGAAGGACTTCTTGGACCACCATCGGATCATTAAAGAAATGTCTGATGATGTTTTTTCAGAGTTCAAATGATTCTCTGTATAGTACATCTATTACTTGTTTACAGCCACTATTTATAAAAGCTTATTTCTAGTTTTCACGTCCCTATTTTCTGTTCATACCTCACGACTTTTCCTTAGGCTAGGTCCTATCATGAGGATGCTTTCTAGCTTGGGTCATTGGGTGAGTGTGAGTAAGACAAAACTTATTATACTGAGAGTTGCACGAGCGAATGAGATTTTTAGATCCCTACTTGATTAGGCCTGAGCTGTCAGTCGAGGTCTAGAGGAGTTCTGCTAGAGGCTTGCACTAGGAGAGGAGCACTAGGACCCGACCAGGTCCTATGCATTGAGGACTTCAAGAGTACCTCAATTTTTGTGACTCTCCAAAAGACTTAAGCATAATCCTGGCCGGGTTCTCCTGACCAGACACTTTGTGCATATGCCAGTAGTGCTTACTTCTCAATCTGGAATCTTTCTTTCAAACAAATGTTAGTACAAAAACTAACAAACTCAGGTATGGTAAGGCTGAAGGTAATTAGCACTCCATACGCGGTCTAACTTTTTACCCTGAGCATCCTGCAGGTAGTAGGCACCTGACGCGagctttttaataattttatattgacGATCCCGCTAAGGTGCTAGCTTAGTTAGCTCTCCCACTGGCTTTATCCTTTTCCATACATAGTGCCCTCTTCGAAGAAATGAGGGATCACTTTGTTATCATAGTTTTGTCACATCCGTTGTCAATACACAGTTAATCGAGTGGTCATTCTCTCTCGGAGTTCACTGATAAGATCCAGCTCTAAAAGCTACCGTTCGATATTCTCTATGTCGTATAGTAATCGCCGGATGGATGTAACCCCAACCTCAACCGGCACGACTGCTTCGCTACCATAGACGAGGTGAAACAGAGTGAGCCCCGTACTTTCTCGTAGAGTCGTTCAGTATGTCCAAAGGATACTAGGGAATTCTTCAACCCAATCATCACCTATATGGTTCAATTTAATCTTGAGCCCCTTTATTATCTCTCTATTGATGCTCAATGGAAAAAAATGGAAGGCTGGAGAGTTGGATAGAGACGGTCGGAGAGGTCAATGCAAAGGAAAAGGAGGgaatttaaacaaaataaataaaatcttttaTGAATTTCTTTGAatgtttctttgaatttcttttaTGAATCTCTCTGCTGACCTGACCTTCTTTGCATTTACATTCACCAATGGTGAATTCCCGAAGCAAGAGGCAAGCTCACTTAATGGTTGGTCAATGCGATAAGTCAATATTTAATTTAGTGAAATTTCACAGCCGTTGATTTGTCAATCcacaaaaatataaaatgaatTGTTAcagtagaaaattaaatataaaatctCTGTTTAGTCTAATTCCTTCTCTTCGATCTTATTCCACTGCTATGATTTTCAATGGCGAAGAAAACACAAAGTAAAACATAACGATATTGACAACCTAAAAATTTCCACAATTCTAATTTTCAATGGTGAAAGAACACACAAGGCAACGTCAGAGGACATTGACGATCTAGAAATATCTCCTCCAAAATCAACAATAACTTCAGATTATACAtttctccttttatttttgttgcttgaactcaaatttcaaaagtgggctgagaaaatttaaattttgacgaTTAGTTTGTCATTGGAAACCGTCGTTATACATAAGCTATTTATCTCGTGCCATTTATATCCAACTATTTATCATGTTAGTTAGAAGACTCTAAACTCTGTTTTATAATTATTGTTCGATCATATATTCTATACAATGAATTGAATTTTTTACCTTTAATTTTATATCCAATATAAATAAGTACGCCCATCATTATCAACAGCagaaaattatgaattttaaatcttaaaccaTAGCAAATACTCCATCCACTAGCCAGGGattaaataggaagaaaaaagaTGGCGTGTTCAAAGATCCAATCATATTAGATAATAATTTTGCTTTAGGAAAtaaaataaggaaattaaaattgGTGCCGTAGTGTCACCGCAGCCTTGGCTTATCTGTAGGAAGTGGACATGGAGATGCCGTGTCTTATCATCCGCCTCGCGTTTCCATCGGCAGACGCCGGTACGAAGAAGGCAGCGAGGTTGACTTTGACGTGACAGGAAGAATGGACTCGATTTTAAGCCAGACCTCAGATTCAGCTAAAATTTATTTGTTACATAGCTTCAGGGAAGAATTGTTCAACGGATCAAGACTTTGGGTATTGACGAGTTGATCCAAGGTTCGGCCATCAATTTTGGACTGTTGACTTAGCTGCTATATAGCTCCCATTTTGCTGTCCAAATTAGCACACACAAGCTGCGAGGGTCAAGATGGAGTTACAGTTACAGGTGCCTTCCCTTCCCGTCTTGCTCTCCATCTTCTTGGTTCTTCTGATCATCGTCAGGAGGATCTTCAGCTCCAAGCCTAAGCACGTAGGGCCGGAGTTTCCCACCCCCTCAAGGCTTCCCTTCATCGGCAGCATTCATCTTCTCATTGGCAAGTTGCCCCACCATGCGCTCCGCGACCTGGCTCGCAAGCATGGGAATGTCATGAAACTCCGCCTCGGCCAAGTCGACCAAATCATACTCAGCTCACGGGAGGGCGCGCAGCAGGTGCTCAAGGCGCAGGACGCCAACTTCGCCTTTCGCCCTGAGTTCACCGCCGCCAAGATCATTGCGTACGGCCAGAGCGACATCGCCTTCTCCAACGGCGAGTACTGGCGCCAGCTGCGCAAGATCTGCGTCATGGAGCTGCTCGGCGCGAAGCGTGTCAAGTCATTTGTGTCTTTGAGAAAAGAGCAGGTGGGTCGTCTCATGAGCGACGTCAGCAACGCTGCTGCCATCGGGAAGCCAGTCAATCTGGGGGAGAGGCTGAACGAGTTAACCAACTCCATCGTGGTCCAAGCTTCGTTTGGGAGAAGGTGCCAGCAACAGAAGAAGTTCATGGAGACCATCAAGGAAGTCATCAAACTGGCTAGCGGATTTAGCGTTGGTGATCTCTTTCCGTCTCTCCAGGTTGTTGATATCCTCACTGGATTTAGCACTCAGTTaaagaaatatcacaagaaactagaTGTGATCCTGGATGCGACAATCAAGGAGCATCAGATGAACCGCGATGCAGGTGAAGAGGAGGATCTTATTGATGTTTTACTCAGGCTCAAAGACGAAGGCAATCTAGAAGTGCCAATCTCATTTGACAACATCAAGGCTGTTGTGATTGTGAGTAATACATATCTGTGCCTATATATATTTCATATAGCTAGCAACagattattcaaatttatttataattaattaattaattaattaatgatttctTCATTGGTTGATTTGAGCAGGATATGTTTGCTGGAGGAACGGAGACAACCGCAAACACCATTGAATGGGCTATGTCTGAGCTCATGTTGCGCCCTTCCACATTACAGAGAGCTCAAAAAGAGGTCAGAGAAGCTATGAAGGATAAAGGTTACATCGAGGAGACTGATGTTCCACAATTTAACTATCTCCATGAAGTGGTCAAAGAAACTTTAAGGTTGCATCCGCCATTCCCCCTCTTGTTTCCACGAGTGGCTCAAGAGACTACTGAAGTTCTCGGCTACACACTTCCTGCTGGAACAAGAGTCCTCGTCAATGTCTGGGCACTAGGAAGGGATCCAAGATACTGGAAGGATGCCGAGATCTTTAAGCCCGAGAGATTCGAAGAAGGTGTCGACAAAGAATTCAAAGGCAATGACTTTGAGTTCTTGCCAT from Zingiber officinale cultivar Zhangliang chromosome 5B, Zo_v1.1, whole genome shotgun sequence encodes the following:
- the LOC121984141 gene encoding premnaspirodiene oxygenase-like → MELQLQVPSLPVLLSIFLVLLIIVRRIFSSKPKHVGPEFPTPSRLPFIGSIHLLIGKLPHHALRDLARKHGNVMKLRLGQVDQIILSSREGAQQVLKAQDANFAFRPEFTAAKIIAYGQSDIAFSNGEYWRQLRKICVMELLGAKRVKSFVSLRKEQVGRLMSDVSNAAAIGKPVNLGERLNELTNSIVVQASFGRRCQQQKKFMETIKEVIKLASGFSVGDLFPSLQVVDILTGFSTQLKKYHKKLDVILDATIKEHQMNRDAGEEEDLIDVLLRLKDEGNLEVPISFDNIKAVVIDMFAGGTETTANTIEWAMSELMLRPSTLQRAQKEVREAMKDKGYIEETDVPQFNYLHEVVKETLRLHPPFPLLFPRVAQETTEVLGYTLPAGTRVLVNVWALGRDPRYWKDAEIFKPERFEEGVDKEFKGNDFEFLPFGAGRRMCAGMTFGLTTLELALSQLLFHFDWAFPKGVKAEDIDMSESFGASASRKVNLLLVPSPRYPLRSSE